The proteins below come from a single Myxococcales bacterium genomic window:
- a CDS encoding SOS response-associated peptidase produces the protein MCGRYPSTRAAPLIDAIEAALVDDATVAGVLAMAPGMPAGLTSWWAPRWNVAPTQPVRAVVLIEGAPRLTLARWGVLAPPRGPSLAPVINARAETLATSRLFGKTLATARCLVVADGFYEWRDVGAGRAPVRIAPDEDGPAITLGAVARLARRDGVEVTELAIITTAASALVAPIHERQPAVIEPADRARWLDPGAPLDGLADLLAPSTLAGWTATAAPRWLNSSRVEHGAAAD, from the coding sequence ATGTGCGGCCGGTATCCCTCGACGCGCGCGGCGCCATTGATCGACGCGATCGAGGCGGCGCTGGTGGACGACGCGACGGTGGCGGGGGTGCTGGCGATGGCGCCGGGCATGCCGGCGGGGCTGACGTCGTGGTGGGCGCCGCGGTGGAACGTGGCGCCGACCCAGCCGGTGCGCGCGGTGGTGCTGATCGAGGGCGCGCCGCGGCTGACGCTGGCGCGCTGGGGCGTGCTGGCGCCGCCGCGCGGGCCGTCGCTGGCGCCGGTGATCAACGCCCGGGCCGAGACCCTGGCGACGAGCCGCCTGTTCGGCAAGACGCTGGCGACCGCGCGCTGCCTGGTGGTGGCCGACGGCTTCTACGAGTGGCGCGACGTCGGCGCCGGGCGCGCGCCGGTGCGGATCGCGCCCGACGAGGACGGCCCGGCGATCACGCTGGGCGCGGTGGCGCGGCTCGCCCGGCGCGACGGCGTCGAGGTCACCGAGCTGGCGATCATCACGACCGCGGCCAGCGCGCTGGTGGCGCCGATCCACGAGCGCCAGCCGGCGGTGATCGAGCCCGCCGACCGCGCGCGCTGGCTCGATCCAGGCGCGCCGCTCGACGGCCTCGCCGACCTGCTGGCGCCGTCGACGCTGGCGGGCTGGACCGCGACCGCGGCGCCGCGCTGGCTCAACAGCTCGCGCGTCGAACACGGCGCGGCGGCGGACTGA
- a CDS encoding 2OG-Fe(II) oxygenase: MQLDILVPGFPRPYLDGDRLDGGAPLVARIAEFASADECAALIARIEALGPDVAPITTGRGFEMRPDVRNNARVMFDDVELAARLYARLAPLVPPTLCEMHPVGLNERFRGYRYTPGQRFAPHYDGAFIRGPDERSQLTFLLYLDEGCAGGATNFLEHRVEVTPARGAAVWFQHALLHEGAPVEAGVKYVLRSDVMYRAPW; encoded by the coding sequence ATGCAGCTCGACATCCTGGTCCCCGGCTTCCCGCGGCCCTACCTCGACGGCGATCGCCTCGACGGCGGCGCGCCGCTGGTCGCGCGCATCGCCGAGTTCGCCAGCGCCGACGAGTGCGCGGCCCTGATCGCGCGGATCGAGGCGCTCGGCCCCGACGTCGCGCCGATCACGACCGGGCGCGGCTTCGAGATGCGCCCGGACGTGCGCAACAACGCGCGGGTCATGTTCGACGACGTCGAGCTGGCCGCGCGGCTCTACGCGCGCCTCGCGCCGCTGGTGCCGCCGACCTTGTGCGAGATGCACCCGGTCGGCCTCAACGAGCGGTTCCGCGGCTACCGCTACACGCCCGGCCAGCGGTTCGCGCCGCACTACGACGGCGCGTTCATCCGCGGCCCCGACGAGCGCAGCCAGCTGACGTTCCTCCTCTATCTCGACGAGGGTTGCGCCGGCGGCGCCACCAACTTCCTCGAGCATCGCGTCGAGGTCACGCCCGCGCGCGGCGCCGCGGTGTGGTTCCAGCACGCGCTCCTGCACGAGGGCGCGCCGGTCGAGGCCGGCGTCAAGTACGTGCTGCGCTCGGACGTCATGTACCGCGCGCCGTGGTGA
- a CDS encoding Uma2 family endonuclease, with amino-acid sequence MSQPPRRATYADLVAAPEDQIAELIDGVLHLSPRPRPRHARAATVLGGDLMAPFDRGRGGPGGWIVLFGPELRLGDDVLVPDLAAWRRERVPVLPDTVGIELAPDWVCEVLSPSTEKLDRRRELAVYARAGVGHAWLVDPLARTVEVLRRTPEDLWLIVGVWGDDAVVALEPFAAIEVELAAWWADVEPAPTAAP; translated from the coding sequence ATGAGCCAGCCGCCGCGCCGCGCGACCTACGCCGACCTGGTGGCCGCGCCCGAGGATCAGATCGCCGAGCTGATCGACGGCGTGTTGCACCTGAGCCCGCGCCCCCGCCCGCGCCACGCGCGCGCGGCGACCGTGCTCGGCGGCGATCTCATGGCCCCGTTCGATCGCGGCCGCGGCGGCCCGGGCGGCTGGATCGTCCTGTTCGGACCCGAGCTGCGCCTCGGAGATGACGTGCTCGTCCCGGACCTGGCCGCGTGGCGGCGCGAGCGCGTGCCGGTGCTGCCGGACACGGTCGGCATCGAGCTCGCGCCCGACTGGGTCTGCGAGGTGCTGTCACCCTCGACCGAGAAGCTCGACCGCCGCCGCGAGCTCGCGGTCTACGCCCGGGCCGGGGTCGGCCACGCGTGGCTGGTCGACCCGCTGGCGCGCACGGTCGAGGTGCTGCGCCGCACGCCCGAGGATCTGTGGCTGATCGTCGGGGTGTGGGGCGACGACGCGGTGGTCGCGCTCGAGCCGTTCGCGGCGATCGAGGTCGAACTCGCGGCGTGGTGGGCCGACGTCGAGCCGGCGCCGACCGCGGCGCCGTGA
- a CDS encoding DUF3105 domain-containing protein yields MVEPPAMAFRTLLVGIAGAAACALGACGDNLHERADDLDAAGADATVIDGAAIDATAGDATDDGPAPDAPGDLDGGNLDGGDLDAPDGGDLDGGDLDGGGPDGGDLDGGAPDGPTCTTSIASAALAPGIHVAQCTPITYATNPPTSGPHYPLWARFKAYADRVPRGFWVHSMEHGAVVVTYNCPAGCAAELAALDAFLAARPADPLCVPPLRNRFIVTPDPLLDTTFAASAWGWSLRSDCFDLPALGAFIDAHYGQAPEDFCSDGFDPTAPGSGVPADCP; encoded by the coding sequence CTTGCTCGTCGGGATCGCGGGCGCCGCGGCGTGCGCGCTCGGAGCGTGCGGCGACAACCTGCACGAGCGCGCCGACGACCTCGACGCCGCCGGGGCCGACGCGACGGTGATCGACGGCGCGGCCATCGACGCCACGGCCGGCGACGCCACCGACGACGGGCCCGCGCCCGACGCGCCCGGCGACCTCGACGGCGGCAACCTCGACGGCGGCGACCTCGACGCGCCCGACGGCGGCGACCTCGACGGCGGCGACCTCGACGGCGGCGGGCCCGACGGCGGCGACCTCGACGGCGGCGCGCCCGACGGGCCCACGTGCACGACCTCCATCGCCAGCGCCGCGCTCGCGCCCGGGATCCACGTCGCGCAGTGCACGCCGATCACCTACGCCACCAACCCGCCGACCTCGGGCCCGCACTACCCGCTGTGGGCGCGCTTCAAGGCCTACGCCGATCGCGTGCCGCGCGGCTTCTGGGTCCACAGCATGGAGCACGGCGCCGTGGTCGTGACCTACAACTGCCCCGCCGGGTGCGCCGCCGAGCTGGCCGCCCTCGACGCGTTCCTGGCCGCGCGCCCCGCCGACCCGCTGTGCGTCCCGCCGCTGCGCAACCGCTTCATCGTCACGCCCGATCCGCTGCTCGACACCACGTTCGCCGCCAGCGCCTGGGGCTGGTCGCTGCGCTCCGACTGCTTCGACCTGCCCGCGCTCGGCGCGTTCATCGACGCGCACTACGGCCAGGCGCCCGAGGACTTCTGCAGCGACGGCTTCGATCCCACCGCGCCCGGCAGCGGCGTCCCCGCCGACTGTCCGTAA
- the recA gene encoding recombinase RecA encodes MSSDKKQKAIAEAIKVIHKQFGSGSLMRLDGSETQEVEVIPTGSIALDVALGTGGLPRGRIIEIYGPESSGKTTLTLHAIAEAQRAGGVCAFIDAEHALDVEYARRLGVQLDDLLVSQPDNGEQALEIVDTLVRTGAIDLIVVDSVAALTPKAEIEGEMGDAHMGLQARLMSQALRKLTAIISRTRSAVIFINQLRQKIGIVYGTPETTTGGNALKFYCSVRLDIRKKKVIKRGEESVGSEVKVKVVKNKLAPPFREAEFEILYGVGINKPGELVDTAEKLGVVEKSGAWYSYGGQKLGQGKDKVAAHLDENPALADALRAQLVKQAKLAVASIGGAHAAA; translated from the coding sequence ATGTCGTCAGACAAGAAGCAGAAGGCGATCGCCGAGGCGATCAAGGTCATCCACAAGCAGTTCGGGTCGGGGTCGCTGATGCGTCTCGACGGCAGCGAGACGCAGGAGGTCGAGGTCATCCCGACCGGCTCGATCGCGCTCGACGTGGCGCTCGGCACCGGCGGGCTGCCGCGCGGGCGCATCATCGAGATCTACGGGCCGGAGTCGTCGGGCAAGACCACGCTCACGCTCCACGCCATCGCCGAGGCCCAGCGCGCGGGCGGCGTGTGCGCGTTCATCGACGCCGAGCACGCGCTCGACGTCGAGTACGCCCGGCGCCTGGGCGTGCAGCTCGACGACCTGCTGGTGTCGCAGCCCGACAACGGCGAGCAGGCGCTCGAGATCGTCGACACGCTCGTGCGCACCGGCGCGATCGATCTGATCGTCGTCGACTCGGTCGCGGCGCTCACGCCCAAGGCCGAGATCGAGGGCGAGATGGGCGACGCCCACATGGGCCTGCAGGCCCGGCTGATGAGCCAGGCCCTGCGCAAGCTGACCGCGATCATCAGCCGCACGCGGAGCGCCGTCATCTTCATCAATCAGCTCCGCCAGAAGATCGGCATCGTCTACGGCACCCCCGAGACCACGACCGGCGGCAACGCGCTCAAGTTCTACTGCTCGGTGCGGCTCGACATCCGCAAGAAGAAGGTCATCAAGCGCGGCGAGGAGTCGGTCGGCAGCGAGGTCAAGGTCAAGGTCGTCAAGAACAAGCTGGCGCCGCCGTTCCGCGAGGCCGAGTTCGAGATCCTCTACGGCGTGGGGATCAACAAGCCCGGCGAGCTGGTCGACACCGCCGAGAAGCTCGGCGTCGTCGAGAAGTCCGGCGCCTGGTACTCGTACGGCGGCCAGAAGCTGGGCCAGGGCAAGGACAAGGTCGCGGCCCACCTCGACGAGAATCCGGCCCTGGCCGACGCGCTGCGGGCGCAGCTGGTCAAGCAGGCCAAGCTCGCGGTCGCCAGCATCGGAGGCGCCCATGCCGCCGCGTGA
- a CDS encoding carbon-nitrogen hydrolase family protein, whose product MSTRIALANLPYPATPDQSVELAVDAVARAGRVGARVVCFPECYVPGYRGLGHAPPAPDRAFLEGAWRALAGAAAAARVAVVLGTERVVDGAVVATALVIDDRGDRLGFQDKVQIDPSEEGVYTPGRERHVFRTGDLTFGVVICHEGWRYPETVRFAARRGAQVVFHPHYQPAEPGGYRPSTFADPANTFHEKAVLCRAAENTCYFASVNYASEGSGTTSAIANPDGTLLAHQPYGQAGLLVADLDLALATGLLASRCKS is encoded by the coding sequence ATGTCGACGCGGATCGCCCTCGCCAACCTGCCGTATCCAGCCACCCCGGACCAGTCGGTCGAGCTCGCCGTCGACGCCGTCGCGCGCGCGGGGCGCGTGGGGGCGCGCGTCGTGTGCTTTCCCGAGTGCTACGTGCCGGGGTACCGCGGGCTCGGGCACGCACCGCCAGCGCCGGACCGCGCGTTCCTCGAGGGCGCGTGGCGCGCGCTGGCCGGGGCCGCCGCCGCCGCGCGGGTCGCGGTGGTGCTGGGCACCGAGCGGGTCGTCGACGGTGCCGTGGTCGCGACCGCGCTGGTGATCGACGACCGCGGGGACCGGCTCGGCTTCCAGGACAAGGTGCAGATCGATCCGAGCGAGGAGGGCGTGTACACGCCCGGCCGCGAGCGTCACGTGTTCCGGACCGGCGACCTGACGTTCGGCGTCGTGATCTGCCACGAGGGCTGGCGCTACCCCGAGACCGTGCGGTTCGCGGCGCGGCGCGGCGCGCAGGTCGTGTTCCATCCCCACTATCAACCGGCCGAGCCCGGCGGGTATCGACCGTCGACGTTCGCCGACCCGGCGAACACGTTCCACGAGAAGGCGGTCCTGTGCCGCGCGGCGGAGAACACGTGCTACTTCGCCAGCGTCAACTACGCGAGCGAGGGCTCGGGGACGACCTCCGCGATCGCGAACCCCGACGGCACGCTGCTCGCCCATCAGCCCTACGGCCAGGCCGGGCTGCTGGTCGCGGACCTCGACCTCGCGCTCGCCACTGGCCTGCTCGCGAGCCGCTGCAAGAGTTGA